From Andrena cerasifolii isolate SP2316 chromosome 12, iyAndCera1_principal, whole genome shotgun sequence, a single genomic window includes:
- the LOC143375462 gene encoding dymeclin yields MGATPSRYNDLSKNAYLERFCGKKSILPNDSFWSTFLSYNMRPPVTRNDQIELDSRLDSFCQQLLANNLTTGNFGSLIEVAFTHASNLHGSLPNQKIISAWQTYNALFIVRCILKYLIETVGEEEMIIHIEAPQLPVPTQSNSSYRLEDLIGALVNIIIDVPLCELTYVVHLEAINCLLVLLSVQLFSQTAAEYSCIYRIVMHSLYSKQYAPEVVCTLLHNFVQQQHAPPGLLAQQPGGSIVFSIAAGLWNVITMGMGSGSKNIQITSNGTSEEEDRKRDTETPLASQSLLLLLVLTNHCTATQNPYRNALFTFVDMQEDYATMHADGAFKFNLNKLYNTICKIPNTDEVTLLLYMLLHRNASVKQDIMRRPDIQLLVTPILQILYHAPNNTSHHIYMSLIILLILSEDETFNKRIHEIMLKGVSWYTERSISEISLGGLLILVVIRTIQYNMFKMRDKYLHTNCLAALANMSAQFTSLHPYVSQRLLSLFETLAKKHVRLEAKIQAQPSVSSDNTSITVNGTTTNTDLIQDLTILEEVLRMVLEIINSCLTYRLAQNPNLIYTLLYKKDIFQPFRTHSAFQDIVQNIDSVINFFSYKLEQKDQSQLGVSQVLSTIQQGTSEWPRDRLRKFPELKFKYVEEEQPEEFFIPYVWSVVCQSALLHWSAENIKLFSSHSGEQTTIIVC; encoded by the exons ATGGGCGCGACGCCAAGTCGGTACAATGATCTCTCTAAAAATGCCTATTTGGAAAGGTTTTGCGGGAAAAAAAGTATACTCCCGAACGACTCGTTTTGGAGTACCTTTTTGTCTTACAACATGCGTCCACCTGTTACAAGAAACGATCAGATAGAATTAGATTCTAGATTGGATTCTTTTTGCCAGCAGTTACTCGCTAATAATTTAACCACTGGCAATTTTGGTAGTTTAATAGAAGTTGCTTTTACACACGCCAGCAACTTGCATGGATCGCTGCCGAACCAAAA AATCATATCAGCGTGGCAAACCTACAATGCATTATTTATAGTCAGatgtatattgaagtatttaatTGAAACAGTTGGCGAGGAAGAAATGATAATACACATAGAAGCACCTCAGTTACCGGTGCCGACGCAATCGAATTCATCTTACAGATTGGAAGATCTTATTGGAGCACTAGTTAATATTATAATAGATGTACCATTGTG CGAACTCACATATGTTGTTCATCTGGAAGCGATAAATTGCTTACTTGTTCTACTCTCTGTACAACTGTTTTCACAAACCGCAGCCGAATACAGCTGCATCTATAGAATAGTAATGCATTCGCTTTATAGTAAACAGTACGCACCAGAAGTAGTGTGTACTTTATTGCATAATTTTGTACAACAACAACATGCTCCTCCAGGATTACTCGCGCAGCAACCGGGTGGAAGTATCGTTTTCAGTATAGCTG ctGGATTATGGAATGTCATTACGATGGGTATGGGTAGTGGTTCAAAAAATATACAGATCACTAGTAACGGTACTTCTGAAGAAGAAGACAGAAAGCGTGACACAGAAACACCTCTAGCTAGTCAGTCTTTATTACTGCTACTAGTTCTAACAAATCATTGTACCGCAACGCAGAATCCTTACAGGAATGCACTTTTCACATTCGTTGATATGCAAG AAGACTATGCTACAATGCATGCAGATGgtgcatttaaatttaatttgaataaattgtataataccaTATGTAAAATACCAAATACGGATGAAGTTACATTGTTGTTATACATGCTACTGCACAGAAACGCAAGCGTAAAACAGGATATAATGAGGAGACCGGATATACAACTATtg GTCACACCAATACTGCAAATATTATATCACGCCCCGAACAATACATCTCATCACATTTACATGTCTCTCATTATTCTGCTAATTTTGAGCGAAGatgaaacatttaataaaagGATACATGAAATT ATGCTTAAGGGTGTGAGTTGGTACACAGAAAGATCGATAAGCGAAATATCATTAGGAGGTCTTCTAATCCTTGTTGTTATAAGAACAATACAATACAATATGTTTAAAATGAGG GATAAATATCTACACACAAATTGCTTAGCAGCTTTAGCAAATATGTCGGCGCAATTCACTTCTTTACATCCCTATGTTAGTCAACGGTTATTAAGTTTGTTTGAAACCCTTGCAAAGAAGCATGTTAGACTGGAAGCAAAAATACAAGCACAACCTTCCGTTTCTTCTGACAATACTAGCATTACAGTTAACGGAACTACTACAAATACAGATTTG ATCCAAGACTTAACGATACTCGAAGAAGTATTACGAATGGTATTAGAAATCATAAATAGTTGCTTAACATACAGGCTTGCACAAAATCCAAATCTGATATATAcacttttatataaaaaggaTATTTTCCAACCATTTAGAACACATTCAGCATTTCAAGACATCGTGCAAAATATAGATTCT GTCATTAACTTCTTCTCTTATAAATTGGAGCAAAAGGATCAATCTCAACTTGGTGTTAGTCAAGTATTAAGTACAATACAACAGGGCACCAGTGAGTGGCCACGAGATCGTTTAAGG AAATTTCCAgaattgaaattcaaatatGTAGAGGAAGAACAGCCAGAGGAATTTTTCATCCCTTATGTGTGGAGTGTTGTTTGTCAAAGTGCCCTCTTGCATTGGAGCGCGGAAAACATAAAATTATTCTCGTCTCATAGCGGTGAGCAAACAACGATTATTGTTTGCTGA